Part of the Sulfurimonas denitrificans DSM 1251 genome is shown below.
CTTAGATTCAGATGGCAAAATGGCAAGACATGTAGAGAGCCTAAACGCTGGTTCAAGACAAAATAACTTTTACGTGCAGCTAGGTGCTAGCTATAGCAAACAAGACCATTTTAGGCTTAGTGATGATTATGAAGCATCCCCAACGCAACCAGAAGGAGACAGACTTCGCTCTGAGGCAGAGGATAAAAAAGTAAGCTTAAAAGCTGGATATGTAGCAGATGATGGTAGCGAGATCGCTATCTCTTATGCTAATCAACAAGGAGAAAAACAGCAGCCACCAGTGACAGATACGACTTTTGCAAAAAACAAAGATTGGGATTGGCCATATTGGGATAAAGAGACTATCTCCATTACAGGGCAAAAAAACTTCAATTCAAGTTATGTAAAAGCCTTGGCATATTTTGATAAAAGCAAAAATTCAATTTACTCTTACGATAACGCTACTTTTAGCGCTATAACAAAAAACTGGGCGTTTAAAAGCCGATATGATGATTATAGTTACGGAGCCCGTTTAGAATATGGGGTTGAACTTGGAGATAACTTCCTAAAAGCAGCAGCAAGCTACAAAAAAGATGTACACCGCGCTTACGATAAAAACAAAACAACAGATGTTGAATCTTTAGTTGAGAGATATGAAGACAACACCATCTCTCTTGGCTTGGAGGATGTTTACTCAATCACATCAAAGCTTGAATTTCTAGCGGGTGTGAGTTATGACAGAAAAGAAGCAGATGAGATTTATGACACAAACACCGCTTATCTGAATATGTTAGCTCTTGAAGTAGAGGACTCTTTTGCACCTCAAGCTGCTCTAATCTACTCACTTGATGAGAGTTCAAAAGTAAAGGTGAGCATCTCAAGAAAAACATATATGCCAACCATGAAAGATAGATACTCAAGAAAATTCAACTCTTATGTGCCAAATGTAGAGCTTAAAAATGAGGCAGCTACAAACTATGAGCTTAGTTATCTAAAAAAATATGACGCGCTAACATCAAGAGTAAATCTATTTTTTACAAGAGTTGAAGATGCAATTCAAAGTGTAGTTTTTGCTTCAAATCCTGCATACAATCAAAACAAAAATGTAGGAACATTCGAGCACAGAGGCGTTGAACTGGAGCTAAATTACAAAACTGATACTCTTGAAGTTGGAGGGAACTACACATATATAAGTGTTAAAAGCAGAGGCGACAACGGTGTAGAAATCATAGATGTACCAAAACATCAACTCTTTACTTTTGCACAAATAGAGGTGGCAAAATATGTATCGCTGTATGCCAACATGAAGTTTAGAGATGGCGCTTACGAAAACAAACTAAATGGCACTTATGTAACAAATCCAAATTTTACAACATTTGATTTAAAAGTGATTTATGAGCCAACAAAAGCCATCACAGCAGAGATTGGTGTAAAAAATTTGACAGACGAACTTGTAAGATATGACATGGCATATCCAATGGCAGGGCGAGAATATTTTGCTACAATGAACTATAAATTTTAAAGGATAAAAATGTTTCTAGACCCTATAGATTTTGCTTCGATGTATAAAAAACATAAAAGCAGTACTATTTTTAAAGGTAAAAAGAGTGAAGATTGGGACAAAAAATCAAAAGAGATGGCTCCTAGAATGCAGAAGTCATCTTATGTTGAGGATTTTATATCAAGAATGGATATATCTGAAGATGATACTGTTTTAGACATTGGCTGTGGTCCAGGGACTTTAGCCATTCCTCTTGCCAAAATGGTAAAAGAGGTTGTAGCTATTGATTTTTCAGCTCAGATGCTACAGGAGCTTCAGGCTTACGCAAAAAGAGAGGGGATTACAAATATCAAGACCCATCTTATAGGCTGGGATGATGACTGGAGTCATTTGCCACAAGTTGATATCGCTGTTGCATCAAGAAGTATGGAAGTAATAGATATTGAAAAAGCATTGCAAAAAATGAGTTCTCAAGCGAAAAAAGCCTCTTACTTGACATATAAAACTGGCGGAAGTTTTGTAGATATGGAAATTTTAGATTTTATAGGTAAAAAAATTATCACTAAACCAGATTTTTGGTATATACCTCTGCTGCTCTACAAAGATGGTTATTTTCCTTATATCGACTATATTCCAACAAAAGATGGAAGTGTTAAATACTCAAGCGCTGAGGAGTTTGTAACATCTCTTATCTGGAGCATTGGCTCTTTGGATGAGATTCAACAGCAAAAGGCAAGAGAGTACTATAAGTTACATGTAAAAGAGAACAACGCACCAAAACCTTCTATGTGGGCATTTATAGCATGGAGCAGCCATAAACAAGAGATGATTGGGTGCAAACTCAGTTCATATAACTAAAAATATTTTACTATTTGCCGATTTGTAAACAAATTTAGGAGTTTTATATGAACACTTCATACTCACTTAACGCTTACAAATCTCATGATTTAAATATATCGATGAAAACATCTAGTGGCGATGTCATAAAGATGGATTTTGCAAATGAGAGTTCATTCTCCATGAACTCTCAAAAAAATTCGCAAGGCTCAAAAGATGAGCTTAGTTTCTCTTCAATGCAATCTTTTAACTACTCTATAAAATCTAACGGCATAGATGAGCAGGACAAAAAGGAGATTGAAGCTTTTATGAAAATAGCTCAACCTTACATAGATAGCTTTTTAGAGGAGTTAAGCGCTGAAGCGCCCTCTTCTCCTGTTACAAAGTTGGCACATGATATAGCCTCTATATTTGAGCCAAATAAAGCAAGAGATGAAAACAGTAAAAACTACATCAAAACAAATATAGTAGAGATGTTTGACAACTCCCTACAAAAATTAAAACTACCACAAGATTCACAAACAGCAGATGCTAATGAGATGATGGAGAAGATTTTTGAAAATGCAAAAAATCTTTTAGAAAAAACGCTCCAAGAGTTTAATGAGTTCAATAAAAAAATATACGCTTAAGAGAGTAAAAATCCCTACACTTTATTCATTAAAATTTCTTTTATGCTCTTTAGTTTAAGTAACAATACTTTTTATATAAGAGCACTACTCCTTTTAAAACTTAACACTTACTTAACAATTATTTTGTAAGATTATACATATCATAAGAATAGGAGATATAAAAATGAGTAAGTTTATTATGAGTTTTTTAGTGCTTGGCACTATGTTGTTCGGAGCTACGAGTGAGGAAAAACCTCAAAATAAAGAGATGGAGATGTTTCAAAGTGTGCCGATGCAAAAGGCTACAATTCTTCAAAATGGCGAAACCAAGATGTATTGCCCTACATGTGGTATGACACTTCCTATGTTTTACAAAACAAATCATGCGGCAACACATGGTGATCATACAGAGCAGTATTGCTCACTTCACTGTTTAGTTGAGACAAACGCAGAAAATAACAACTCTCTAAAAGATATCAAAGTTGTAGATACTAAGAGTCTAAAATTTATAGATGCAAAAAGCGCTCACTATGTAGTTGGAAGTAGCAAAAAAGGTACTATGAGCATGGTGAGTAAATATGCGTTTGAAAAAGCAGAGGATGCAAAAGCGTTTATATCTGAGTTTGGCGGAGAGCTCATGAATTTTGAACAAACTTATAAAGTTGCATCTATGGCTCTTGAGGGTGAGATGAAAATGATAGCTCAAAAACAAGCTGACATGGCTAAAAATGGCGAGATGTTATATAATAAAATGTGCAAAAAAACAGATAAAAAATTTAGCTCAACAGCAGAGGCTAAAGCTTTTATAATGTCGGAGAACCTTTGTGAAGAGATGAAGGGTGTACAACTCCAAGCAGTCGGAATTTACTTACACCAAAGATAGATATTTACAACCTGACTTTAGAAGTAAAACGCAAACAGTTTGCACCTATGAACTGCAAACTTTAACTAAAGAGTTCACTAATGGTGAGCTCTTTGAAAAGCTCTCTAAAAATCTGAAAAATTCAATAAAAAACTATATGCTTCAATTTTTACTACAATTAAAGTATTTTTAAGAATTATTAGCTTATTATTCGTTATATCAATAAAGACATAAAGAATAAAAGATAGTTAAATAACTCTTCAAAAGATAGCAAATTATTAACTTTGCTATCTTTTGAGGCGTTTGCGCCTCAAAAATCTAGTGAAATTTTTTAATGTTTTGTATGCAATGATAAAAAAAGCTCTCCTCTCTTTAATCTCTTGTTATTTGCCCAAAACAAGCCTAGATACAGAGCAGACGAAAGATTTCACTAGAATAGAATCAACAAATAAACTACATGTAACTTGTAAATTCAAAATCAGCTACAAAAAAATTTAAATGAGACTATATGCACTTGACAATAGAACTTTTATTAGTGTAAAATTGCGTCATCAAAATATTTGAAACACACTTTCCCAATGCACTATAGAAAAATATCCCGCAGTGCAAAATCTAAAAAACTAAGGTAGCCATTTTATGAGCGAAATCGATTCACAGCAGCCTCGCAAAAGCATTAACAACAAAAGCAGCGCAAAGACAAGAACACACAAACCAGTAAAAGGTGTAAGTGTTGAAGATCTTCGCATCAAGAGTATTGAAGATTTAACAGCTATGGCTGTTGAACTAAACATAGAACAACCAAATGAGCTAAAACGCCAAGACCTCATCTTTGAGATATTAAAAGCACAAACAGAACAAGGCGGATTTATCCTCTTTAGCGGTATTTTAGAGATTATGCAAGATGGTTATGGTTTTATCCGCTCTATTGACAAGAGTTTTGATGAGAGTATAAACGATGCCTATGTATCAAATACGCAAATCAAACGCTTTGCTCTGCGTAACGGAGATGTTGTCACAGGGCAAGTTAGACCTCCTAAAGAGCAAGAGAGGTACTACGCACTTATTAAGATAGAAGCCGTTAATGGCCTTCCTCCTGAAGAGAGTAAAAAAAGACCTCTCTTTGAAAACCTCACTCCACTTTATGCAACAGAACAAATCAAACTAGAATATAGAGAAAAAGGTCTAACTGGCCGTATGATGGACCTTTTTGCTCCTATTGGAAAGGGTCAGCGTGGACTTATCGTTGCACCTCCAAGAAGTGGTAAAACAGAGCTTTTAAAAGAGATTGCTCATGGTATCACGCATAATCATCCAGAGATAGATTTGATGGTTTTACTTGTTGATGAGAGACCTGAAGAGGTAACTGACATGGAGAGAAGTGTTAAGGGTGAAGTTTATAGCTCTACTTTTGATATGCCTGCAAAAAACCATGTAAAAGTGGCTGAAATGGTTATAGAAAAAGCAAAAAGACGCGTTGAGCTAGGTAAAAACGTTGTGATTTTACTTGACTCTATCACTCGTCTTGCACGTGCTTACAACACAGTTACTCCATCAAGCGGAAAAGTCTTAAGCGGTGGTGTTGATGCAAATGCTCTTCATAAACCAAAGAGATTTTTTGGAGCTGCTCGTAATATAGAAAATGGTGGAAGTTTAACTATCATCGCAACTGCACTTGTTGATACAGGAAGCAGAATGGATGAAGTTATCTTTGAAGAGTTCAAAGGTACTGGTAACTCTGAGGTAATTCTTGACCGTAAAATTGCCGATAGAAGAATCTTCCCAGCTATTGATATATTAAAATCTGGAACGAGAAAAGATGAACTTCTAATAGGTCCTGAAGTTCTACAAAAAGTATTTATTCTACGTCAAATGATTCACAAACAAGACAATGAGATAGAAGCACTCAAATTTGTTTACACAACAATGGGTAAAAAACCTACAAATGAAGAATTTTTAGAAAGTATGAATACTAACCAATAGCTATGAATTGTTTAAATTCATTCTCGCCATTAGGCATAGCTTTAAGAAGAGAAATTTGCCAAGGAATTTACTTCCTTGACAAAGGAGAATAATATGCGAGTTGGCGTATTTGACAGCGGAATTGGCGGACTTACAGTTGTAAAATCTCTTCTTGAGAATAAGCTCTTTGAAGAGATTATCTACTTTGGTGATACAGCTCGTGTGCCTTATGGTATAAAAGATAAATCAACTATCATACGTTACGCTATAGAGGCTGTTGAGTTTTTTAAAAACTTTGAACTTGACCTCATTATAGTTGCATGTAATACTGTGAGTGCTCACGCACTAAGCGAGATGAGGGAAGCTTCATCTTGCCCTGTAATTGGCGTTGTTGAAGCTGGTATCTTAGCGACGGCTAATGCCCTAAAAGATAAAAACTCTAATATATTAATCCTTGGAACAAAAGCTACCATTAACTCAAAAGCTTATGAAATAGGCTTAAATGCCGAGGGCTTTAAAAATTTACAAGCAAAAGCTACTGGTCTTTTTGTACCAATAGTAGAAGAGGAGATTTATAGTGGTGAAATCTTGGATGCAACTATGAAGCACTATTTTAAAGAGATTCAAAAACCTGATGCAATTATCCTTGGTTGTACTCACTTTCCTCTAATCTCAGATGCTCTTCAAAGCTACTTCTCTAAAGAGAGCATACTAATACACTCAGGTGATGCAATAGTGGAATACTTGGAAAAAAGGTTTGAATTTAGCAAAAAATACAAAGAGACAAAACTAGAATTTTTTGCATCAGAAAGTCCAGAAGCTCTAAAAAACATATCAAAAAAGTGGCTAAATATTTAAATGAAAAATTGCCTGATTCATTACCCTTCAGAGCTAATAAGTAAATTTTCAAAAGGTAATGTATCTGGAGCGATAACTGGCAATATTCTTGTTCCTTTAATAATTGTATTCTCCTTTAACAACATTATTCCAGCTGCACAGCTCTATATTTGGTTTGCTTTACATGTATCTGTATTTCTAGCTAGGATAATTTTTAGAAAAAAAATATCCTCTCATCTATATGTTTACTCATCTCTTATCTCTTTTTCTTCTGTTTTATATGCACTCTTTGCATGGATGAGTTTCACCTATGGAGATGATATCTACCTGCTCTTAGCTGGCATGATTGTAGCATCTGTTGCTGCGGCTTCTATGATATCTCTTGTGAGCATATTTCATATTTTTGTGCTATTTGTAACCATTCAAATGGTAGGTCTTATTGTCGTATTTTTGTTAAATGGTCAAAATATATTTTATTTAAGTGTACTCTTAGTGGTTGTATTTCTATTTTTTATCTTATTAAATGGATATAAACAGTTTAGTATTTTAAAAGAAGAGATTAAACTAAAAAAGCAAGTTCATGATTTACTAGACAATGCGGGGCAAGGCTTTTTGTCATTTGATGAAAATCTAAAGTGTCAAAGCAGTTATTCACAAGAGTGTAAAAGAATATTTGGCATAGAAGATATCGAGGGGCTAGATATATCTAATTTACTTTTTTCTGGAAATTCTCTAAATGGAGAGATTTTTATTGATGGTATCTCAAGAGCGTGCGCTTCAGAGGATGAAGATATTAAAGAGATGTTTTTATCACTACTTCCAAAAGAGGAGATAATTGGGGATAAATCAATAAAAATAGAGTATAAAAATCTTAAAAAAAATAGATACATGGTAATCCTTAGTGATATCACAAATACAAAAGGTTTAACATCCAAGCTTGAAAATCAGTACCAAATACAAAAAATGATAGTAGCTATTGCATCTGATAAAAATGATTTTATTGAGCTAAAAGATGACTTTGAACAATTTACAAACAATATCTCAAATGTATCCAACACCAACTCACTTACTATAATAAGAGATATTTTACGAGAGTTACATACTTTTAAGGGCATTTTTGCACAAAAAGAGATGCTTCATATTACTGCTTATATTTTAGAAGTGGAGAAAAAAATACGCAATCTTTGCGCAGGTGAAGATATCATATCTACTCTAATCAAAGCAGATTTGCATAGTGTCTTTGAAGAAGATTTAACTATCATAAGATCTATCTTAGGAGATGGTTTCCTAACATCACCTAAGTCAATAAATGTGGATATAGACTCCATAGATGATATAGAATCAAGTTTAATAGCACTAAAAAAAACTCTAAGCGCAAATGAGCAGAAAAACTTAAATAATACTCTTACTAAAGTTCAAAGATTGAAACATGAGTCTCTTAAACATATGCTAAATCCTTTTGTCTCGCATATAAAACAGCTATCTTCTGCACTCGAAAAAGAGATATACCCTTTAGAAATCAAAGGCGATGAGAAGATAAAAATAGATTCAAAATTCAAGCCTTTTATAAAATCATTAGTGCATCTCTTTAATAACTGCGCTGATCATGGTATAGAAGATATTGAAACCAGAGCTATGCTTAATAAAGATGAAGTTGGAACCATCAAGTGTAGTTTTGAGATAGTGTCTAACATGTTAATCATACAGATCAGTGATGATGGAGGTGGTATTGACACCAAAGAGCTGTCATTAACCGCCATAAATAAAGCTTTAAAAACTAAAGAAGAGCTTGAACTTATGAGCCAAGAGGATAAGTGCAAACTTATTTTCACAGATAAGTTAAGTACAAAAGAAGATATATCAATGGTTTCAGGCGTTGGCATTGGAATGGGTGTCATTAAAGAAAATCTTGAAAAATTAGATGCTAAATACACTATTGAAAATATCCCTCAATCTGGTGTCACTTTCACTTTTTATATTCCTTTAAATATAAATAGAGATGAAGATATCTCAAATGAGAAAAAAATTGAAAATATTTGTGATAATATTTTAACGCAAATAGAAGTTTTTTTAAAAAATTCCTTAAAACTAGAGATTAAGAGTATTAAGCAAATTACAGATGTGTCAATAGATAAGAGCTACGCTCAGATAGATCTTTATGATACTTTTGATGGAAATGTCATCATGTTGTTTTCAGATGAGATTATAGAGTTTATGAGCTCTGCTTTAATACCTAAAAATTTTGATAAAACAGACATAGCGTGGATGAGTAAAGAGCTTCCAAGCGAAGTTTTAAACACGATAGTAGGTCTCTCTTTGCAATATTTTGATAAAAGCTTGAAAGATGTGAAGATGACTCCTCCTCTATATCTTGATAATACTGATTTAACAAAAGCACTCAAAGATGCTAAAAATAAATTTATTCAAGAGATTGAGACATCATCTGGCAAAATAGTATATATAGTATTTGAAAAGGAAAAACCATGATAGATATCTTGATAGTTGACGATTCATCAATAATAAGAAAGATATTCTCAGACCACATAGAAAAAATGGGGTATAAAGTAGTTGGTGTTGCAAAAGATGGTAGAGAAGCTATAAAGTTGTATGAAGAGCTAAGACCTGATTTAGTAACTATGGATATTACCATGCCTATTATGAATGGAATAGACTCTCTAAAGGCTATTAAAAGTAAATTCAGTGACGCAAAAGTGATAATGATAACTTCTCACGGAGAAGAGAGATTAGTTATGGAGGCTATCTCAAGCGGAGCAAAAGGTTATGTGCTAAAACCAATTACGCTAGAGAATGTTCAACAAGCTATATATAAAGTTTTTCCAGAGTTAGCCACAAAACAGTAGCGTTAATTAACAAAGTTATTTTCTTACATATAAACAAATTTTAAACTTTATCTCAGTTACAATCCATAACATACTTCTCACTTGTAAATATTTATCTACCCTCTCTTATGAGTAAAGTTTAACCCTTAAAATGTTAAAATCTCTCATCTAAAATGGAGCGTTTATATGAGAGAGAGTTCAGAAGTGTTAGCTAGAAAATATAGACCGATTAATTTTGATGAACTTATCGGTCAAGAGAGTATCTCTCAAACTCTCTCACTAGCACTTGATGCGAACAGACTCTCTCACGCTTATCTCTTCTCAGGACTCCGTGGAAGTGGAAAAACCTCTACTGCACGTATCTTTTCAAAAGCTCTTATTTGTGAAAAAGGTATCTCACATAAGCCATGTGGAGTTTGTCAAAACTGCATTTTAGCTCTTGAGAATCGCCATATAGACATTGTAGAGATGGATGGTGCATCTTCAAGAAAGATTGATGATATCAGAGATTTGATAGAGCAGACAAAGTATAAACCAGCGACTGCAAGATTTAAAATTTTTATCATAGATGAAGTTCACATGTTAACAAAAGAGGCATTTAATGCTCTGCTAAAAACACTTGAAGAACCACCATCTTATGTGAAGTTTATTTTAGCAACTACAGATCCACTCAAACTCCCTGCCACCATACTTAGCCGTACACAACACTTTAGATTTAAATCTATCGCAACAAACAAGATAGCAGATCACCTCTCTCACATCCTTAATTTAGAGGGGATAAAATATGAGAGTGAAGCTCTTGATATAATCGCAAGAAGCGGAAGCGGAAGCCTTAGAGATACACTGACACTTTTAGATCAAGCCATCATCTACTCCAAAAACTATGTCGATGTTCGCACTGTTACAGATATGCTAGGACTCGTTGATCCAAAATTTTTGCAAGAGCTATTTAATGCGGTTTTTGCAAAAGATTATGCAAAACTTATACAACATGTAAAGAGCCTTGAAGATTATGAAGCGCAGATGGTACTAGATGAGTTAATTGCATTTTTAAAAGAGCGTATGTACGCCTCTGATGCTCTTTACTCAACACTTGTACTTGATAGATTTTTTAGAATACTAAGCGATGCGAAATATCTCTTTAGCATAAACGCCGATGGCTCTTTTGTACTCTCTTTAATATTTTTTAAAATGGTTGAGGCTCTTCGCATAAAAGAGGTTGACCAGATGATAGAGTCGCTTCAAAAAGAGATATATAGACCTGCTATTTCATGCTCTCCTACAGAGAATTTACCGCTAAATACGACTGTTCAAAATATAGTAAAAAGCGTCCCTAACCTCTCTCAAAGTGTAGAGTTTGATGAGTTGCTCTTAAAAATAAAAGATAGAAATTTTGAACTCGGAGAGTGTTTTGCTAAAAGCATCTCATTTATCTCTTACGATGGTATAACGCTCACATGGGAGAGTTGCGCTGATGAAGAGTGCAAAAAAGTACTAACTCATGGTTATGGAGTTATCAAACAGCTGGTGCGAGAGATATTTGGGTTTGAGACAAAAATCAGACATGAAGCTTGTACAAAAGAAGAAAGTACTTTACATGTAGAGCCAGAGACACCTCTCACAGAGGCTAAGATAGATGAACCCTCTTCTATGATTGAAGAAGCAGAGTTTGGTGGAAGTGCAAGCTGCGTAACAAACTGCCAAAGTTCAGACTCTTCACGTGAAATAAACGGTGCAGATATAAAAGATGAGCCAATGGTTCAAAAAGCTATAGAGCTATTTGAGGCTAAAAAAATAACAATCCAGTCTAAAGTCTAACTCTTCAACATTTTCTCAACACTAAAACCAAATGTTGAGCCATGCCCAAACTTTGACTCTATCTCAAGAGATGAACCTAAAAATTTTAGAACATAATCAACCATTGTAAGCCCCAATCCCATCGAATTATTCCAACTATTTTTATCTACCCTATAAAACTTCTTTGTAACATTTTGAAGTTCGTCCTCTTTTATCCCGACACCACTATCTTTTACTAAAAGCTTGCCATCTTTAAACTCTATTAAAACATCAGAGCTTGAGTATTTTAGAGCATTATCAACAAGATTAACAACTACTAACTCCAACATAGTTTTATCACTAAAGAGAGTTAAACTATCTACATGCAATGAGATTTGTCTATCTTTATATTTTAATTCTAAGCTTGATGCTACCTCATCACATAAAATTTTTAGGTTAAACTCGCTCTTATGTATCTCAAGCTCTTCATTTTCAAGCTTTACTGATAGAGTAAGTCGATCTAACATTTTTGAAATTTTTTCACCATTTGAGCTAATTTTGTCCAAAAATTTATCACGTACACTCTTTGACATGTTATTGTCATCTTGAATTGTTTGAGCGTACCCCATTATTGAAGCTATTGGATTTTTAAACTCATGTGAAATGGCTGATAAAATATCATTTTTCTGTCTATTAATAAGTCTCAATTTTGCCATGTATTTTGATTTTTTCTTCTCATTTTTACTCAGTTTTTTAACGAGATTTTTAAGAAGCAGTGATATTTGCAAAAACTCATAAAAATATTTTGTCTTTATGATTGCTTTGTAGTTCTTATTTGAAATTTCATCAAGATAGTTTGTAATCTGCTCTATATCGTACACAACCTTTTTGCTCATTTTTCGAGACACAAAAAGTGCTATGACTAAAATAGACAAAAACACAAAAAGAAGTTTTATCCATAAAGAGTAAAAATCTTCCATTATTTGAGCTAAGCTCATGGAGAGTCTTATGTAAACTTCTCTGTTTTTATATACAATTTTTTTTGCAACATATAAAAAATCCGCTCCAACTGTATTTGAGTATCTTATGGTGTAAGCATACTCTTTTGTACTTGATTGTATAATTTCAAATCTCTGGGCATGATTGTCCATATCTGTTCTATTGGCATTTGACTCTGCTAAAACAGCTCCTTTGTCATCTATTATAGTTGCACGCAGAGAAGTTTTTTTATGAATATCTGATACATATTTATCAAGATTATCAATCTTACTCAGTTCTATATCTAAAATTTCTATGGCATGTTTTAGATGATTTTTATTATGCTCAATTATACTGCTCTTAAGAGCTAAGTAACTGATAAGAGAAGTGATAAAAAGTGTACCTGCAAGAAGAAGTAAAAACTTAATTATAAAAATTTGATGTATTTTTAGCACAATTTATAACCCACACCACGTACTGCTTGTATGTACTCTTTTGTTTTATCTGGATCTATCTTCTCTTTTAGGCGATTTATTGCAACATTTACAGTCTGATATTGATAATCCTCTGCGCCATCCCATACATGCTCTAGCAGATACTCACGATCTAAAACAATGTTTTTATTAAAAATAAATTCACTTAGGAGCTCAAACTCTAACTTTGTTATATCTACATTTTTACCATCAATTTTAAGAGTTCTTTCTCTATTCTCAAGCACTAAATCTCTATGAGAGAGGATTGTATCTTCTACATTTCTTGTTGTTCTTCTAAGTAGAGCTTTTATGCGAAGAAGTAGT
Proteins encoded:
- a CDS encoding TonB-dependent receptor plug domain-containing protein; translated protein: MKKSVIGISIATSMLLAESFTLGQVSVFENIKDINLFEQSISSEVISQNSSDTVSEALDNISGVTQDTQGARTESTLHIRGFDAKRVGVFIDGIPVYVPYDGNFDYARFLTTDIASIDVSKGYSSVVYGGANMGGVVNIVSKKPTKEFEGSVKGKIVLDSDGKMARHVESLNAGSRQNNFYVQLGASYSKQDHFRLSDDYEASPTQPEGDRLRSEAEDKKVSLKAGYVADDGSEIAISYANQQGEKQQPPVTDTTFAKNKDWDWPYWDKETISITGQKNFNSSYVKALAYFDKSKNSIYSYDNATFSAITKNWAFKSRYDDYSYGARLEYGVELGDNFLKAAASYKKDVHRAYDKNKTTDVESLVERYEDNTISLGLEDVYSITSKLEFLAGVSYDRKEADEIYDTNTAYLNMLALEVEDSFAPQAALIYSLDESSKVKVSISRKTYMPTMKDRYSRKFNSYVPNVELKNEAATNYELSYLKKYDALTSRVNLFFTRVEDAIQSVVFASNPAYNQNKNVGTFEHRGVELELNYKTDTLEVGGNYTYISVKSRGDNGVEIIDVPKHQLFTFAQIEVAKYVSLYANMKFRDGAYENKLNGTYVTNPNFTTFDLKVIYEPTKAITAEIGVKNLTDELVRYDMAYPMAGREYFATMNYKF
- a CDS encoding class I SAM-dependent methyltransferase yields the protein MFLDPIDFASMYKKHKSSTIFKGKKSEDWDKKSKEMAPRMQKSSYVEDFISRMDISEDDTVLDIGCGPGTLAIPLAKMVKEVVAIDFSAQMLQELQAYAKREGITNIKTHLIGWDDDWSHLPQVDIAVASRSMEVIDIEKALQKMSSQAKKASYLTYKTGGSFVDMEILDFIGKKIITKPDFWYIPLLLYKDGYFPYIDYIPTKDGSVKYSSAEEFVTSLIWSIGSLDEIQQQKAREYYKLHVKENNAPKPSMWAFIAWSSHKQEMIGCKLSSYN
- a CDS encoding nitrous oxide reductase accessory protein NosL; protein product: MSKFIMSFLVLGTMLFGATSEEKPQNKEMEMFQSVPMQKATILQNGETKMYCPTCGMTLPMFYKTNHAATHGDHTEQYCSLHCLVETNAENNNSLKDIKVVDTKSLKFIDAKSAHYVVGSSKKGTMSMVSKYAFEKAEDAKAFISEFGGELMNFEQTYKVASMALEGEMKMIAQKQADMAKNGEMLYNKMCKKTDKKFSSTAEAKAFIMSENLCEEMKGVQLQAVGIYLHQR
- the rho gene encoding transcription termination factor Rho → MSEIDSQQPRKSINNKSSAKTRTHKPVKGVSVEDLRIKSIEDLTAMAVELNIEQPNELKRQDLIFEILKAQTEQGGFILFSGILEIMQDGYGFIRSIDKSFDESINDAYVSNTQIKRFALRNGDVVTGQVRPPKEQERYYALIKIEAVNGLPPEESKKRPLFENLTPLYATEQIKLEYREKGLTGRMMDLFAPIGKGQRGLIVAPPRSGKTELLKEIAHGITHNHPEIDLMVLLVDERPEEVTDMERSVKGEVYSSTFDMPAKNHVKVAEMVIEKAKRRVELGKNVVILLDSITRLARAYNTVTPSSGKVLSGGVDANALHKPKRFFGAARNIENGGSLTIIATALVDTGSRMDEVIFEEFKGTGNSEVILDRKIADRRIFPAIDILKSGTRKDELLIGPEVLQKVFILRQMIHKQDNEIEALKFVYTTMGKKPTNEEFLESMNTNQ
- the murI gene encoding glutamate racemase encodes the protein MRVGVFDSGIGGLTVVKSLLENKLFEEIIYFGDTARVPYGIKDKSTIIRYAIEAVEFFKNFELDLIIVACNTVSAHALSEMREASSCPVIGVVEAGILATANALKDKNSNILILGTKATINSKAYEIGLNAEGFKNLQAKATGLFVPIVEEEIYSGEILDATMKHYFKEIQKPDAIILGCTHFPLISDALQSYFSKESILIHSGDAIVEYLEKRFEFSKKYKETKLEFFASESPEALKNISKKWLNI
- a CDS encoding ATP-binding protein, producing MKNCLIHYPSELISKFSKGNVSGAITGNILVPLIIVFSFNNIIPAAQLYIWFALHVSVFLARIIFRKKISSHLYVYSSLISFSSVLYALFAWMSFTYGDDIYLLLAGMIVASVAAASMISLVSIFHIFVLFVTIQMVGLIVVFLLNGQNIFYLSVLLVVVFLFFILLNGYKQFSILKEEIKLKKQVHDLLDNAGQGFLSFDENLKCQSSYSQECKRIFGIEDIEGLDISNLLFSGNSLNGEIFIDGISRACASEDEDIKEMFLSLLPKEEIIGDKSIKIEYKNLKKNRYMVILSDITNTKGLTSKLENQYQIQKMIVAIASDKNDFIELKDDFEQFTNNISNVSNTNSLTIIRDILRELHTFKGIFAQKEMLHITAYILEVEKKIRNLCAGEDIISTLIKADLHSVFEEDLTIIRSILGDGFLTSPKSINVDIDSIDDIESSLIALKKTLSANEQKNLNNTLTKVQRLKHESLKHMLNPFVSHIKQLSSALEKEIYPLEIKGDEKIKIDSKFKPFIKSLVHLFNNCADHGIEDIETRAMLNKDEVGTIKCSFEIVSNMLIIQISDDGGGIDTKELSLTAINKALKTKEELELMSQEDKCKLIFTDKLSTKEDISMVSGVGIGMGVIKENLEKLDAKYTIENIPQSGVTFTFYIPLNINRDEDISNEKKIENICDNILTQIEVFLKNSLKLEIKSIKQITDVSIDKSYAQIDLYDTFDGNVIMLFSDEIIEFMSSALIPKNFDKTDIAWMSKELPSEVLNTIVGLSLQYFDKSLKDVKMTPPLYLDNTDLTKALKDAKNKFIQEIETSSGKIVYIVFEKEKP